A single Paenibacillus kribbensis DNA region contains:
- a CDS encoding alkaline phosphatase produces the protein MKKRSMKKSILALGAITVLSVPLLSADIPNAFAASSKAKSTTAQASKGQSTASAKAAAPKNVILFIGDGMGEASRNAIRLATVGKSGLLEMDNMPVTGLVSTSSGDNLVTDSAAAATAIATGVKTYNGAIGMDMNKKPVTTIMELAKKAGMSTGVVTTSQVTDATGAAFGAHVEKRSAQSEIAKQYLEKSKLDVILGGGEDFWYPAGTAGKHPDAPAEDPEEASKGTQGNLVEQAKKLGYSYVTDQAEMKAAKGSKLLGLFANEEMFQAHNKLGNSYNPTVSLPDMTTKAIDVLSKNKKGFFLMVEEEGTDEMAHDNEGELTIKAGQQLDKAVKVAKDYAKAHPDTLVLVTADHETGGLAIEGKDAKDEVDDGTTNEDGPFTIHGTDETFYIDWTTKGHTAVDVALTAMGPGSSQFTGNYPNTAIHDKLIKLLQLKK, from the coding sequence GTGAAAAAGCGTTCAATGAAAAAGAGTATCCTTGCTTTAGGTGCAATTACCGTTTTGAGTGTGCCATTGTTATCCGCAGATATCCCTAACGCTTTTGCAGCCTCATCTAAAGCCAAGTCTACAACTGCACAGGCATCCAAAGGACAGAGCACAGCATCAGCTAAAGCCGCTGCTCCTAAAAATGTCATTCTTTTTATCGGCGATGGTATGGGAGAAGCAAGTCGCAACGCGATTCGTCTGGCCACGGTTGGAAAGTCGGGATTGCTTGAAATGGACAATATGCCTGTAACAGGCTTGGTCAGCACGAGTTCGGGGGACAACCTGGTTACGGATTCGGCAGCCGCAGCTACTGCAATTGCAACAGGTGTCAAAACATATAATGGCGCGATCGGGATGGATATGAATAAAAAACCAGTCACAACCATCATGGAGCTGGCCAAAAAAGCAGGCATGTCCACAGGTGTCGTGACGACAAGTCAAGTGACAGACGCAACCGGGGCAGCCTTTGGTGCGCATGTCGAGAAGCGTTCCGCTCAAAGTGAGATTGCCAAGCAGTATCTGGAAAAGAGCAAGCTGGATGTTATTCTGGGCGGTGGCGAGGATTTCTGGTATCCTGCAGGAACAGCAGGTAAACATCCAGATGCGCCAGCAGAAGATCCTGAGGAAGCTAGTAAGGGAACTCAAGGAAATCTGGTGGAGCAGGCCAAGAAATTGGGCTATAGCTATGTGACGGATCAGGCGGAAATGAAAGCAGCCAAAGGCTCTAAACTGCTCGGATTGTTCGCCAATGAAGAAATGTTCCAAGCTCACAACAAGCTCGGCAACTCATACAATCCAACGGTTTCTTTGCCGGATATGACAACAAAAGCGATTGACGTTCTTTCCAAAAACAAAAAAGGTTTTTTCCTGATGGTGGAAGAGGAAGGAACTGACGAGATGGCGCATGATAATGAAGGTGAATTAACGATCAAGGCCGGGCAACAGCTGGATAAGGCTGTTAAAGTAGCTAAGGACTATGCCAAAGCACATCCAGATACATTAGTTCTGGTGACGGCAGACCATGAAACAGGCGGTTTGGCGATTGAAGGTAAGGATGCGAAAGATGAAGTCGACGATGGTACAACCAATGAAGACGGTCCTTTCACCATTCACGGCACGGACGAAACGTTTTATATTGATTGGACGACAAAAGGACACACCGCAGTAGATGTGGCATTGACTGCAATGGGACCCGGCTCCTCTCAATTTACCGGCAATTATCCGAATACTGCCATTCATGACAAGCTGATTAAGCTGCTTCAATTAAAGAAGTAG
- a CDS encoding B12-binding domain-containing radical SAM protein: MKVILSTLNAKYIHTSLAIRCLKAYSEKDFDIELAEYTIKDPVMNIVSDLFQRGADVIGFSCYIWNIEETIKVIDVLKKIMPEVKIVLGGPEVSYDTEHWMKRLTNVDFIVVGEGEETFHQLLQELEGDRKFHFVYGLAYRKGEEVILMPGRPKADLNELPSPYRFAEDIPELGKRVVYFETSRGCPFSCQFCLSSIEVGVRYYDIERTKSDILYLIDNGAKLIKFVDRTFNIKRDYALEMFKFLIENHRGCVFQFEITADIMRPEVLDYLAENAPPGIFRFEIGVQSTNDPTNELVKRRQNFAKLSRTVTKVKQSGKIDQHLDLIAGLPQEDYNTFRKTFNDVFALGPEELQLGFLKMLRGTGLRIDAAKYNYTYMDVAPYEMLSNDVLSFADIVRLKRLEDVLEKYWNSHRMDHTVNYLIEREFASAFDFFQEFGDYWEGQGWQKIGHQLEDLFTRLQSFLESRGTKRMDIVLGLMKLDYFLNHKYKPRKIWWEHTLEKDDWSSYMKMVLQHPDALLSPVAADGVAETGKQHTGGTNAAQASSSTAADVDSAKSSQQSQPYREMIPAFASLKLGEKELQKHAVLDILPFSLDHILSGGGPLTAEGRTLLLVVYQQNEQQKPLYYTMPIGKEIAAI; this comes from the coding sequence ATGAAAGTTATTTTATCAACGTTAAATGCAAAATATATCCATACCTCGCTGGCCATCCGCTGTCTCAAAGCCTACAGCGAAAAGGACTTTGACATCGAGCTGGCGGAGTACACGATCAAGGACCCGGTGATGAACATCGTTTCCGATTTGTTTCAGCGGGGAGCAGATGTCATCGGCTTCTCCTGCTATATTTGGAACATTGAAGAGACGATTAAAGTGATTGACGTGTTGAAAAAGATTATGCCCGAGGTCAAAATCGTACTCGGTGGTCCAGAGGTATCCTACGATACGGAGCACTGGATGAAGCGCTTAACGAATGTAGATTTCATCGTTGTTGGTGAGGGAGAAGAAACGTTTCATCAACTGCTCCAGGAGCTGGAGGGGGATCGCAAGTTCCATTTTGTGTATGGACTGGCTTACCGCAAGGGAGAAGAGGTCATTCTGATGCCGGGCCGCCCGAAGGCGGATTTGAACGAGCTGCCGTCGCCATACCGTTTTGCAGAGGATATACCGGAACTCGGGAAACGGGTTGTTTATTTTGAAACGAGCCGGGGTTGCCCGTTCAGCTGCCAATTTTGTCTGTCGAGCATTGAGGTTGGGGTACGTTATTACGATATTGAGCGCACGAAGTCGGATATTCTGTATCTGATTGACAACGGGGCCAAATTGATCAAGTTTGTAGACCGTACATTTAATATTAAACGGGACTATGCGCTGGAAATGTTCAAGTTTCTGATTGAAAACCATCGCGGCTGTGTCTTCCAGTTTGAGATTACGGCAGATATTATGCGTCCCGAGGTGCTGGATTATTTGGCGGAAAATGCGCCGCCAGGCATCTTTCGCTTTGAAATTGGTGTCCAATCGACGAACGACCCGACCAATGAGCTGGTTAAACGCCGGCAGAACTTTGCCAAGCTTTCCCGCACCGTTACGAAGGTCAAGCAAAGCGGCAAAATCGACCAGCATCTGGATCTGATCGCCGGACTGCCTCAGGAGGACTACAACACATTCCGCAAAACGTTTAATGACGTTTTTGCGCTTGGCCCGGAAGAGCTCCAACTCGGCTTCCTTAAAATGCTGCGCGGAACGGGGCTGCGTATTGACGCCGCCAAGTACAATTACACATACATGGATGTGGCACCTTATGAGATGCTGAGCAACGATGTCCTTTCCTTTGCCGATATCGTCCGGCTCAAGCGCCTGGAAGATGTTTTGGAGAAATACTGGAATTCCCATCGTATGGACCATACGGTGAACTATTTGATCGAGCGTGAATTTGCATCTGCCTTTGATTTCTTTCAAGAGTTTGGAGATTATTGGGAGGGGCAAGGCTGGCAAAAAATCGGCCACCAGCTCGAAGATTTGTTCACGCGTCTCCAGTCCTTTCTGGAATCGCGCGGAACGAAGCGAATGGATATCGTGCTTGGGCTGATGAAGCTCGATTATTTCCTGAACCATAAATACAAGCCGCGTAAGATCTGGTGGGAGCATACCCTGGAGAAGGACGACTGGTCCAGCTATATGAAAATGGTTCTCCAGCACCCGGATGCACTGCTGTCTCCTGTGGCTGCGGACGGTGTGGCAGAGACAGGCAAGCAACATACAGGTGGAACGAATGCTGCACAGGCTTCTTCTTCTACAGCTGCGGATGTTGATTCAGCTAAGAGCAGCCAGCAGTCGCAGCCATATCGCGAGATGATCCCGGCCTTCGCTTCCTTGAAGCTGGGTGAAAAGGAACTGCAAAAGCACGCTGTGCTGGATATTTTGCCGTTCAGTCTGGACCATATCCTGAGCGGGGGTGGCCCATTGACTGCTGAAGGGCGAACGCTGCTGCTGGTAGTCTATCAGCAAAACGAGCAGCAAAAGCCGCTGTATTATACCATGCCGATCGGCAAGGAAATTGCCGCGATTTAG